In Candidatus Bathyarchaeota archaeon, a genomic segment contains:
- a CDS encoding transcriptional regulator — MANDRALGGIIFLGSLLGIGIYCWLLFISPWGDLTIKVSALLAVGMVLLIIAWIGYTLAMTPPPMPLENFDVDTETKEEEASK; from the coding sequence ATGGCTAATGACCGAGCACTCGGTGGAATAATATTCCTGGGAAGTCTCTTAGGTATCGGGATCTATTGCTGGTTGCTGTTTATATCGCCGTGGGGTGACCTAACTATCAAGGTTTCGGCACTCCTCGCTGTAGGGATGGTCCTCCTCATTATAGCGTGGATCGGGTACACCCTGGCAATGACGCCCCCTCCTATGCCCCTAGAAAATTTTGACGTGGATACAGAAACTAAGGAAGAAGAAGCCTCAAAATAG
- a CDS encoding PHP domain-containing protein: protein MIIDFHVHTKYSFDACIDPRKLIHVAKIRRLDGIAVTDHDTTRGWGSFSNVDSLKIIQGIERTTDRGSIIGLFLNEMIKSQGFWETIDEIQSQDGVVVLPHPCDSLRSDTPQIDLLDRESLKARIDAVEVFNSRCVLSRFNKKAEKVAEDLNLHRIGGSDAHTIREVGNARTLFDCGSLEEIHVKLKKQNPINTIVQGRHSSRFVHLSSFLNRRKGKSTGDTAETHSPSQ, encoded by the coding sequence TTGATAATCGACTTTCATGTCCACACTAAATATTCGTTTGATGCTTGCATTGATCCGCGCAAGTTAATCCACGTAGCCAAGATAAGGAGGCTAGATGGCATAGCTGTTACAGATCATGATACCACTAGAGGTTGGGGGAGCTTTTCCAATGTCGATAGTCTCAAGATCATCCAGGGAATCGAGAGGACCACCGATCGCGGGTCCATCATCGGGCTGTTCCTAAATGAAATGATAAAAAGCCAAGGCTTCTGGGAAACGATCGATGAGATCCAGAGTCAGGACGGAGTTGTAGTGCTCCCCCATCCTTGTGACAGTCTCCGCAGTGATACCCCCCAGATAGATCTTCTAGATAGGGAGAGCCTCAAGGCCAGAATAGACGCCGTTGAGGTGTTTAACTCTAGGTGCGTTTTATCTAGATTCAATAAGAAAGCGGAGAAAGTAGCGGAAGATCTTAATCTACATAGGATTGGAGGCAGCGACGCTCACACAATTCGTGAGGTGGGGAACGCACGAACACTTTTTGACTGCGGGTCACTTGAGGAGATTCATGTTAAGTTGAAAAAGCAGAATCCAATTAACACCATCGTTCAGGGGCGTCATTCTAGCAGGTTTGTCCATTTATCATCGTTTCTGAACAGGAGAAAGGGTAAAAGTACCGGTGACACTGCAGAAACACATTCACCAAGCCAATAA
- a CDS encoding peptidylprolyl isomerase — protein MFLFTILISIGDVLEVLLRGNKRGTIEEVEETIVVIETTMGNIEVKLNAVSAPETTANFLDYVKSDFYVDTVFHRVIPGFMIQGGGFIATGKPKITEDPIELESNNGLKNLRGTIAMARTSDPNSATSQFFINLVDNEFLDYTSTNEGYAVFGEVVEGMEVMEAIGNVKTATSGLFEDWPEEDVVILGAYLK, from the coding sequence ATGTTCCTTTTCACAATTTTAATATCAATCGGAGACGTGTTAGAAGTGTTACTTAGGGGAAACAAAAGGGGCACAATAGAAGAGGTTGAAGAAACAATAGTAGTAATTGAAACTACGATGGGAAATATTGAGGTAAAGTTAAACGCTGTATCAGCCCCAGAAACAACGGCGAACTTTCTGGATTACGTCAAGTCCGACTTTTATGTAGACACAGTGTTCCACAGGGTGATACCAGGCTTCATGATTCAGGGCGGCGGGTTTATTGCCACAGGTAAACCAAAGATCACGGAGGATCCGATTGAGCTCGAGTCGAATAACGGGCTTAAGAACCTGCGAGGAACAATAGCGATGGCTAGGACCAGTGACCCTAACAGTGCCACGTCCCAGTTTTTCATCAATCTGGTAGATAATGAGTTCCTCGATTATACTTCAACTAATGAGGGGTACGCTGTTTTTGGGGAGGTCGTTGAGGGAATGGAAGTTATGGAAGCTATTGGAAATGTGAAGACGGCTACATCTGGGCTATTTGAGGACTGGCCTGAGGAAGACGTTGTCATACTAGGCGCCTATCTGAAGTAA
- the serS gene encoding serine--tRNA ligase, with the protein MLDIRLIRESPETVRENLARRHDHKKEALLDQLITDDAKWRELTGVVNNLRSRRNKISSEIGDKIREGEDSSSLREEASKIPKRIIYAETERDQYGENIRASLMRLPNMLHKSVPYGIDDSDNVELRKMGTRPEFDFEPKSHAEIAAALGILDLERAAKVSGSGFYYLRNELALLDYAIMQYAISHLLNKGFSLIVPPYMIRRKPYEGITDLADFESVMYKIEKEDLYLIATSEHAMGSMLMDEVMNAKDLPLKFCGVSPCFRKEIGTHGRYTKGLFRVHQFNKVEQFVFSLPEQSWEIHEEIQQNCEELYQGLGLYYRIVNVCTGDLGSIAAKKYDTEIWMADGQFRESGSNSNCTDYQARRLNIRYRNKEGQAPAGFVHTLNNTALATSRTMIAVLEQYQQADGSVVVPKALKPYMNGLEIIEETINPIHI; encoded by the coding sequence ATGTTGGACATTCGACTCATTAGAGAAAGCCCCGAGACTGTTAGGGAGAACTTAGCCCGGAGGCATGACCATAAAAAGGAAGCACTACTAGACCAACTAATAACGGATGACGCCAAATGGCGGGAGCTAACTGGCGTGGTGAATAATCTCAGAAGCCGGAGGAATAAGATCAGCTCTGAGATCGGGGATAAGATTAGGGAAGGTGAGGACTCCTCATCGCTCCGGGAGGAAGCATCTAAGATTCCCAAGCGGATCATCTACGCTGAGACCGAGAGGGATCAATACGGAGAGAACATCAGGGCTTCCTTGATGCGGTTACCAAATATGCTCCACAAGTCTGTGCCATATGGGATTGACGATAGCGATAACGTCGAGCTCAGGAAGATGGGGACACGTCCAGAGTTCGATTTCGAGCCTAAGAGCCACGCTGAAATCGCGGCTGCTCTTGGCATCCTCGATTTGGAGCGGGCCGCAAAGGTTTCAGGCTCCGGATTTTACTACCTAAGGAACGAGCTAGCGCTCCTTGACTACGCTATTATGCAGTATGCTATCAGCCACTTACTTAACAAGGGCTTTTCCTTAATCGTTCCCCCCTACATGATCCGGAGGAAACCATACGAGGGAATCACCGATCTCGCTGATTTCGAGTCTGTAATGTATAAGATTGAGAAAGAGGATCTCTATCTTATCGCGACTAGTGAACATGCAATGGGCTCGATGCTCATGGATGAGGTAATGAACGCTAAGGACTTACCCCTAAAGTTCTGTGGGGTGAGTCCTTGTTTCAGGAAGGAGATTGGGACCCACGGCAGGTACACCAAGGGCCTTTTCAGGGTGCATCAGTTCAACAAGGTGGAGCAGTTCGTCTTCAGCCTCCCTGAGCAAAGCTGGGAGATCCACGAGGAGATCCAGCAGAACTGCGAGGAGCTATATCAGGGTCTGGGGCTCTATTACAGGATCGTCAATGTTTGCACTGGGGACCTTGGTTCCATCGCAGCAAAAAAATATGATACCGAGATTTGGATGGCAGACGGGCAGTTTCGGGAGTCAGGGAGTAACAGTAACTGCACAGACTATCAGGCTCGCCGCCTCAATATCCGGTACAGGAATAAGGAGGGGCAAGCCCCTGCTGGGTTTGTACATACTCTGAATAACACGGCCCTTGCAACGAGCAGAACCATGATTGCTGTGCTGGAGCAGTATCAGCAGGCAGACGGGTCGGTTGTGGTTCCGAAGGCGCTGAAGCCCTATATGAATGGTCTAGAGATTATAGAAGAGACCATTAATCCTATCCATATTTAA
- a CDS encoding aspartate dehydrogenase, which translates to MNVGLIGCGAIGITLARAISDGKAGGITLIAVSDIDESKLNTLSKKVQMTNVLMTTEPNKIITDERIDLVIEAASREAVKSFAEKALTAGKHMLIMSVGALSDNVLLSRLENVAREKTVKIYLPSGAICGLDGVKAASVEAIHSAEITSIKHPKSLLGAPFLVENKIDLSQFKTSKVIFQGTAREAISGFPKNVNVAVALSLAGLGVDRTMVKIIADPEAIRTQHNIHVKGDFGELNTLVKNHVHPGNPKTSYLAALAAIQTLRKITEPIQLGT; encoded by the coding sequence TTGAATGTCGGATTAATCGGGTGTGGCGCTATTGGCATTACTCTTGCCCGTGCGATATCTGACGGGAAAGCGGGGGGTATAACTTTGATCGCGGTGAGCGATATTGATGAAAGCAAGCTGAATACTCTCAGCAAAAAGGTTCAAATGACTAACGTTCTTATGACCACTGAACCCAATAAGATCATAACAGATGAACGTATCGATTTAGTGATAGAGGCAGCCTCACGAGAGGCGGTTAAGTCCTTTGCCGAGAAAGCACTGACAGCGGGGAAGCACATGCTAATTATGAGCGTAGGTGCCCTCAGTGACAATGTTTTGCTGTCTCGCTTGGAAAACGTTGCTAGGGAGAAAACTGTGAAAATCTACCTGCCCTCCGGGGCTATTTGCGGTCTAGATGGCGTAAAGGCAGCTTCTGTAGAAGCAATACACTCTGCTGAGATTACGTCGATTAAACATCCGAAAAGCCTTTTAGGCGCCCCTTTTTTGGTTGAGAATAAGATCGATTTGAGTCAATTTAAGACCTCTAAGGTGATCTTTCAAGGTACTGCAAGGGAAGCTATCAGTGGGTTTCCAAAAAATGTTAATGTTGCAGTTGCCCTTAGTCTTGCGGGGTTAGGCGTGGATAGAACCATGGTGAAGATTATAGCTGATCCAGAAGCGATTAGAACCCAACATAATATACATGTGAAAGGGGATTTCGGAGAACTCAATACCTTGGTAAAGAATCATGTTCATCCAGGTAACCCAAAGACAAGTTACCTTGCAGCGCTGGCAGCTATACAGACCCTTAGAAAGATCACTGAACCTATCCAGTTAGGTACTTGA
- a CDS encoding pyridoxamine 5'-phosphate oxidase family protein, protein MTFANDKLRNFVKEVSRGIVATIESDGQPHISVKNGRLRRDGTLELWNVFGGETVLNIEANPRVCVTFTDFNEVKGYRFKGLGKIEREGERFTKVKENLARANWVLRALIRVHVKEVTLISQKPDEVNKKIF, encoded by the coding sequence ATGACGTTCGCCAATGACAAACTAAGAAACTTTGTAAAGGAGGTCTCAAGGGGTATCGTAGCCACTATCGAAAGCGACGGGCAACCCCACATCTCCGTGAAGAACGGTCGCCTTAGAAGAGATGGTACCCTCGAACTTTGGAACGTATTCGGCGGGGAAACCGTGCTTAACATAGAGGCAAATCCACGAGTCTGCGTCACTTTCACCGACTTTAACGAAGTAAAAGGATATAGATTCAAGGGGCTAGGGAAAATTGAGAGAGAAGGGGAGAGGTTCACGAAGGTCAAAGAGAACCTCGCTAGAGCTAATTGGGTTCTTAGGGCTCTCATCAGGGTCCACGTCAAAGAGGTCACCCTAATATCTCAGAAGCCGGATGAGGTGAATAAGAAAATATTCTAA